A window of Effusibacillus pohliae DSM 22757 contains these coding sequences:
- a CDS encoding S66 peptidase family protein: MAVKPVMLQPGDTIGIVALGSPLPAKTIDARVDTLRMLGFDVVLGDSVYAADGYLAGTDEQRATDLMRMFGDPAVKMILPTRGGVGVAGILPYLDLRVVRQNPKIVTGYSDITVLLNVLYQYANLTTFHGLLLVDFRPGTPAYNVDQFFAAISTTVFPRRIENPPGIPSVSRVPGNVTGPIVGGNLTSFVDSLGTPFEIDTTGKILLLEETHEPINEVYRLINRLKLAGKFRDCIGIVMGQCTGCPIAYGKSYEDLIEEVIVPLGKPLMTNLQTAHGSYKATIPIGATVNLNTFANRLTVLEPAVQRESGSG, encoded by the coding sequence ATGGCTGTTAAGCCCGTGATGTTACAACCTGGGGATACGATCGGCATCGTCGCATTGGGAAGCCCTTTGCCCGCCAAGACGATTGACGCAAGAGTCGATACCCTGCGAATGCTGGGATTCGATGTCGTATTGGGAGATTCCGTATACGCAGCGGACGGCTATCTCGCCGGCACGGACGAGCAGCGGGCGACCGATCTGATGCGGATGTTTGGGGATCCAGCCGTCAAAATGATCCTGCCGACCCGCGGCGGAGTGGGCGTCGCAGGGATTTTGCCCTATCTCGATCTGCGCGTCGTCCGGCAAAATCCGAAAATCGTCACCGGTTACAGTGACATTACCGTTTTGCTGAACGTGCTCTACCAGTATGCAAACTTGACCACATTTCACGGCTTGCTGTTGGTCGATTTTAGGCCCGGCACGCCGGCTTATAATGTCGACCAATTTTTTGCCGCTATCTCAACCACCGTTTTCCCGAGACGAATCGAAAATCCGCCCGGCATCCCTTCGGTCAGCAGAGTGCCGGGAAACGTAACCGGTCCCATCGTGGGAGGCAATCTGACGTCTTTTGTCGACAGCCTAGGCACGCCCTTTGAGATTGATACAACAGGCAAAATCTTGCTGCTGGAAGAAACGCACGAGCCGATCAACGAAGTCTACCGGCTCATCAATCGTTTAAAATTGGCGGGAAAATTCAGAGATTGTATCGGCATCGTCATGGGTCAATGTACCGGTTGTCCGATTGCGTACGGAAAATCGTATGAGGATTTGATCGAAGAGGTGATCGTACCTCTAGGCAAGCCGTTGATGACCAATTTGCAAACGGCGCACGGGTCATATAAAGCGACCATCCCAATCGGCGCGACGGTAAATCTGAACACGTTTGCCAACAGGCTGACCGTTCTGGAACCGGCTGTGCAAAGAGAATCAGGGAGCGGTTGA